The sequence below is a genomic window from Deltaproteobacteria bacterium GWC2_55_46.
TGGCAGAACGTTGAATACGTCGGGGACGCCGCGCTCGACGGGGCGGTTATGGCCCTTGGAGAGGTCGGGAGGAATGAGGCCGGCGAGCTTGCAGGAAGGGCCAAGTACGTGCCGCTTTCAGGTAGCTCCCGCTTCGAACGCGAGTTCATAACCAACATCGGTTTTTAAATTATTATTCCCGGCAGAGCACAAGGCTGTCTTTAAAAATCAGATATTTTTATAGCTAAAATAGCAGGAGGCTTGCAGTTTAGATGAAAAGGATCAGAAGGGCTATCATAAGCGTCACCGACAAGACCGGAATAGTAGATTTCGCTAAAGGGCTTTCAGCGGCGGGTGTCGAGATAATCTCAACGGGCGGCACCGCCGAGCTTATAAAGAACGCAGGGGTCACGGTAATACCGATATCATCTTACACCGGCTCACCGGAGATGCTCGACGGAAGGCTCAAGACCCTTCACCCGAAGATACACGGCGGCATACTCGGCATACGCGAGAACCCCACCCACGTGAAGGAGATGGAGACCAACGGGATACTTCCCATAGACATGGTCGTCGTGAACCTCTATGCCTTCGAGGAGACCATAGCCAAAGGCTGCTCCCTTGAGGACGCAATCGAGAACATAGACATCGGCGGGCCCACGATGATACGGGCTGCCGCCAAGAACCACAACGACGTGGCGGTAGTAGTCGACCCGGCCGATTATGTAAATATCATATCCGAGATGAACGGGAAGAAGGGCTGCCTTTCACGGCAGACCAGGTTCATGCTCGCGAAGAAGGTCTTCCAGCTCACGGCACGCTACGACGCCGCCATCTCGAACTACCTCGGCGCGGTAGCCGATATCCCGGAGGCCGAGCCGAAAAAAGAGTTCCCGGATACCTACACCATACAGTTCGAGAAGGTGCAGGACCTGCGCTACGGCGAGAACCCGCACCAGAAGGCCGCCTTCTACAGGAGGCGCGTTGCAGGCAGGGCTGGACTTGCCGACGCGAAGCAGCTTCAGGGCAAGGAGCTCTCCTACAACAACATCCTCGACCTGAACGCCGCGCTTAACCTTGTCTCCGAGTTCCACGAGTCTGCTGCCGTTATCGTAAAGCACAACAACCCGTGCGGCGTAGCTGCCTCGAAAAACGGGCTGCTGGCGGCCTACGCCCTCGCCTATGAGTGCGACAAGACCTCTGCGTTCGGCGGGATCGTCAGTTTCAACAGGAAAGTAACGAAGGATGTGGCCGAGGATATGGGGAAGATATTCCTTGAGGCGATCATCGCCCCGGAGTTCGCCCCGGAGGCCCAACAAGTACTGGCCTCAAAGAAGAACCTCCGCCTCCTGGAGATCGGTGAGATAACGCCAGAGAACTTGAGCTTCGGCCCCTCTGACATGGACATAAAAAGGGTCTCCGGCGGGGTGCTCCTCCAGGGGCTCGATATCGAAAGCGCCGCAGACCTTAAGACAGTGACAAAGAGGGGGCCGGATGAAAAAGAGCTCGAAGACCTTCTCTTCGCGTGGAACGTCTGCAAGCACGTAAAGAGCAATGCCATCATATTCGCCCGTGACGGCAGGACGATCGGCATCGGCGCGGGACAGATGTCCAGGATAGACTCGACCAGGATAGCAACCCGGAAGGCGGCTGACGCGGGGCTTCAGGTCAAGGGGTCGGTCATGGCCTCCGACGCCTTCTTCCCCTTCAGGGATAACGTCGACATGGCCGCACAGCACGGGGTCACCGCCATAATCCAGCCCGGCGGCTCGATACGGGACGAAGAGGTCATAAAGGCGGCTGACGAGCATGGCATCGCCATGGTATTTACAGGCATCAGGCACTTCAGGCACTGAGCAGGAGTTTCTGAATAGATGAAGGTACTAATAATAGGCAGCGGCGGCAGGGAGCACGCCCTCGCGTGGAAGCTCTCGCAGAGCAAAAAGGTCTCAAGGCTCTTTATCGCCCCCGGCAACCCCGGCACAGCCCGGCACGGCGAGAACGTCGCGATATCCGCGGAGGATATCGAAGGGCTCAAGGCCTTCGCGCTAAAAGAGCAGATCAACCTCACGGTAGTAGGCCCGGAGCTTCCGCTCACCCTCGGCATAACGGATTCCTTCACAATGGCCGGGCTCAAGGTCTTCGGCCCGTCCAGGGCCGCCGCTGAGATAGAGGGGAGCAAGGCGTTCAGCAAGGAGCTGATGTTTCGCCACAACATCCCCACAGCCTTCTACAAGCGTTTCGACGAGCCTGGCCCGGCACGGTCGTATATAGAGACTCACGACGCGCCATTTGTCGTAAAGGCGGACGGGCTTGCCGCTGGCAAGGGCGTCATAATCTGCCAGAGACGGGAAGAGGCCCTTCATGCGGTAGACCTCATAATGGCGAAGAAGGCCTTTGGCGCCGCGGGCAAGACGATAATAATAGAAGAGTTCCTCACAGGCGAAGAGGCATCTTTCCTCGCGATAACCGACGGCAGGACCGTCCTGCCCCTTGCCCCGGCGCAGGACCACAAGGCGGTATTCGACGACGACAAAGGCCCCAATACCGGAGGCATGGGCGCGTACTCTCCGGCGCCTATCGTCACCCCAGCCCTTGAGCAACAGATAATGGAGACGGTCATGCTCCCGACCGTAAAAGCGATGGAGGCCGAGGGCAGGCCCTATAAAGGCATACTTTACGCCGGCCTCATGATGACATCGAAGGGGCCAAGGGTGCTGGAGTTCAATTGCAGGTTCGGCGACCCCGAGACCCAGCCCATACTCATGCGGATGGAGACAGACCTCTTAGACCTGCTTGCCGCCGCAGTGGATGGCAAACTGCACGAGCTTGAAATTGAATGGAAGAAGAAGGCCGCTGTCTGCGTTGTCATGGCCGCGCAGGGCTACCCCGGAGACTATCTCAAGGGGAGCGAGATAAAAGGCCTTGCGGATGCGGCTACCCTGAAAGAGACCATGGTCTTCCACGCCGGCACAGCCATGAAGGATGGCAAGGTAGTCACCTCCGGAGGCCGGGTGCTTGGAGTTACGGCCCTGGGAGATACGATAAAAGACGCGATAGACAACGCCTAC
It includes:
- a CDS encoding bifunctional phosphoribosylaminoimidazolecarboxamide formyltransferase/IMP cyclohydrolase, with amino-acid sequence MKRIRRAIISVTDKTGIVDFAKGLSAAGVEIISTGGTAELIKNAGVTVIPISSYTGSPEMLDGRLKTLHPKIHGGILGIRENPTHVKEMETNGILPIDMVVVNLYAFEETIAKGCSLEDAIENIDIGGPTMIRAAAKNHNDVAVVVDPADYVNIISEMNGKKGCLSRQTRFMLAKKVFQLTARYDAAISNYLGAVADIPEAEPKKEFPDTYTIQFEKVQDLRYGENPHQKAAFYRRRVAGRAGLADAKQLQGKELSYNNILDLNAALNLVSEFHESAAVIVKHNNPCGVAASKNGLLAAYALAYECDKTSAFGGIVSFNRKVTKDVAEDMGKIFLEAIIAPEFAPEAQQVLASKKNLRLLEIGEITPENLSFGPSDMDIKRVSGGVLLQGLDIESAADLKTVTKRGPDEKELEDLLFAWNVCKHVKSNAIIFARDGRTIGIGAGQMSRIDSTRIATRKAADAGLQVKGSVMASDAFFPFRDNVDMAAQHGVTAIIQPGGSIRDEEVIKAADEHGIAMVFTGIRHFRH
- a CDS encoding phosphoribosylamine--glycine ligase, which encodes MKVLIIGSGGREHALAWKLSQSKKVSRLFIAPGNPGTARHGENVAISAEDIEGLKAFALKEQINLTVVGPELPLTLGITDSFTMAGLKVFGPSRAAAEIEGSKAFSKELMFRHNIPTAFYKRFDEPGPARSYIETHDAPFVVKADGLAAGKGVIICQRREEALHAVDLIMAKKAFGAAGKTIIIEEFLTGEEASFLAITDGRTVLPLAPAQDHKAVFDDDKGPNTGGMGAYSPAPIVTPALEQQIMETVMLPTVKAMEAEGRPYKGILYAGLMMTSKGPRVLEFNCRFGDPETQPILMRMETDLLDLLAAAVDGKLHELEIEWKKKAAVCVVMAAQGYPGDYLKGSEIKGLADAATLKETMVFHAGTAMKDGKVVTSGGRVLGVTALGDTIKDAIDNAYLAVGKISWEGAHYRNDIGKKALR